The following DNA comes from Solanum stenotomum isolate F172 chromosome 11, ASM1918654v1, whole genome shotgun sequence.
AGtcaataacaacatacccagtataaTCCCACGAGTGGAGTCTGGGGAGGATAGAGTGTACGgagaccttacctctaccttggAAGGTAGAGAGACTATTTCCGATAGAGCCTCAGCTCTAGGTCACTCAATTCCTCTTGAAGCCAATTTACTAGCTATTTGTCTTTTGTTTTACACTCAATTCTTgccaaaatcttctttattaaTGTACATTTTACTAGAaatatccccccccccccccctttagcCCATGATTTCCCAAAACCCGAAAATCGAAACAGGAGATCAGTCTTGACATAACCAATTCTTGGAAGTTGAAGGAAGAAAATGTGTGTTGAGGATCACCTAGGCTGTTGTCGTGCAGGAAATGATCGTAGTGGCCTTAGAGGTGGTCGAGGAGCTGGACTACCGAGGTACATTGTCTGTGATCGGCTAACCATGTCAATCATGGATGGTGTCTGGTAAGCCTGAATGAGGCTTGTACTATCAGTAGAATCACCGTGAGCTGTTGCTCTCTGCCATGAATGTGAACTTAGTCCTGACAAAACGTAAGCTCTACCAGATGTTTCATAAACACGACGATTTGCCATCCTCTcttgcatttccttcagctcaGCATCTAGTGCAAGACACAGCCTGTCTCCAGCTTTAGCAGACACTGTTTCTGACAATTTTTTCCGACAACGCTCAAGAACAGATACTGCAGCTGCTAAATCACCATTTTCAGCTGCAGATCTTGCTTCAGCCATAGCTTCTGCTGATTGAAGCCGGTTACGCTGCTTGTCAACTTCCATTGACACAATAAGTTGTCCAATTGTGTCGGGCCTCTCAATTTTGACATCATCAATATGATCCAAGGTTACTAAATCCAAGTTGTCCGATTGTGTCGGGTCTTTATATGTACACTTAACTTTTATAAGGGTCATCATATCGTTGCTCGATCTATCAGCAGGAATATCTAACATGACCAAGAAATCTCTTTCTTCATCTGCATATAAGTCTCCAACTTCAATATTGCCACTTTTGTTATCAGATGCTAAACTAGCATTGTAACTTCCAGCTTTTATTGAATTGAGACGCAAAACAGGGTGAACGCATTCAACTTCCACACGCAATTCCTGAACCACCACGCTTAAAAGGCCACCTATGCACTGAGCAAAAGCATCTTGAATAACATTCTCAGCTtctatgaaggaaaatgttccaCCTGAAGTTTCAGAGATTGAGTGCATTGAGACTGCATCGTGGTCAGCACCAAAACCAAATGCGTGGACTGGAATATGGAGACCTGAAGAAGCTGCATTACGCTGCATGCAAGCAGGAAGTAATGACCGATAATTTGTCTGCGTAGCAGCTACATTAGGACTGTTAATGGTATATGTGTCTTGTCCATCAGACAACAGTATTATGCTGCTAACTGGATTTTTCCACTTGCGATCAGTCATGATCTTGGCACTCTTCTTTAGGGCCTCGGCAATGTTTGTCCCACCATTAGAACTGAGTGAATTCACGGCCTGTAGTGCTTCTTGCTTGCCAGTATCGCTCATCCTACGCAGAGGAAAGAGACGCCGAGCAGTAGAAGAGAAGGCAATGACAGAAAGCCTGTCAGCAGGGCCTAAATTTTGAATCACAAACCCCATTGCTCTCTTTAGCAAAGCAAGTTTGGTACCAGCCATGCTGCCACTAACATCAAGAACAGTCACAAGATCAACCGGAGCTCGGGAATTCTGACCTGTAACTGGCATCCCACTCTGGTTTAGAAGGCCAACAGCATGAGGGGCTTTGAGATGCACCAAAACAGCAAAATTGTTGTGAGATGCTGATTTTGTAACTGCAGAGATCTCCGGCCATGTTTTAACTTCTATAGCCCCCATAGAATGATGATTAGTCGCATCAGTTGACGAGTTTTTCTGGCTTCCCATGGGTCGGTGATcaacaacttcatcatcatcaaacACACTTGGTTCCACAGTTTGAAAAAGATTAGAAATATTGCGATTGGTATCCAATCGTGCAGGAGGGACCTGTCTTACAACTGTCATCCAGGCATCATGTTGAGGCCAATGTACTTGTCCATTCCGAGACCTTGGCTGTGATATATCTGTAAGAGGACTCTGAAAGGGTATTTCTTTCCATTTTGCTCTGCAAACTGGACAAATTTGGTTTCCATGCTTTACATTTGAAGTGATACAGTTGAAATGGAACGAATGTGAGCATTCTGCTGTAAAGATTGCATGACCTTGGCCTGGTTTCATCGACATCAAACATATCGCACAAGTACTCTGCATTGCATATAAGTAAAGTATTAAAAACCGTGAATATTCTGAAGAATAAGCTAACGTGAACTTATCTCGAAAACTTCAAGAGAACGGATGTCTGAAATCCCCTTCGAAAAGCACACATTCATTCAATTCAATCATTAATCCAAAGTGTAGCTTTCACATTCAAGTTTTATAAGTCCAAGTTTTTTTCAACTGAGGTAATCACTCATTTCTTTATAGCAACACCAACAACACTCCCCATGTAATCCCAAAAGTGGGATCTGGGgaaggtagagtgtacgcagaccttgatAACAAGGGattaaattacaaaaagttGACATCTTTGGATTTACCAAAGACAGgttaattcaatttatttgtaattcTCAGTAGTCCAACATCATTTTAAGTTCTAGATTATGTTTTGAACATACAGAGCCCCAGGAACCCATGAAGGCTAAACCATAAGTTAAATTCTTCTCATATTTTGAAAacttggtggatagagttactcGACGATTGTGTTGGTGTTCGTATTGGTAGGAGGTAGCAGGTACCTATGAAACTAGTCAAAGTGAGCGCAAGCTGCCATGGACACAACAGTTAAACGcgcacacaaaaaaaaaggtagtGTTCAGCTCACCTACCAACTCCCCACCATATACAGTCAAACCTCATAATAACAGTAATTTGTTATAATATCATTTCACTATAACGGACTGATTTTCTCCAAAACcgatttttcaatttatattttacttctCTATAACAACATTCTACCTATAATAGCAATGACATTCATTATAGCGGTACACACTCCCCTATAATAGTCATACTCAAATATTATGTAATAAGgatttgtacaaaatatattatgcataaaaataaaatattaacgTCAGTATACAAACACTGTCACTATAACGAGGTTTGGCTGTATcagaaaaaaaatctcatttgTTTATGACAACTAAAGGAAAAATAGTTGGATGAAAACTTAGTAGGTCTATCTACAGTAATATTTGCCATCATACAGCAAAGATTACTGTCATTATATAAAGTGTGGCCCTCTTATGTCTGCATGTCAACTACATTATCAAGACAGCCAcataaaaagatgaaattgatgaTGTCTAGGCAATTAAGTACTACTTTCACAACTAATGGCtatttaagaataataatattacatgTGCAAGACTGGTCTACCATTACAATAAAGTCAAATGTTTTGAGTAGTCAAATATCAAAGCAAAGTGGTGCAcatatacttaaaaaaaacttttgaaaagtAGATGCAAACCTAAGAAACTCTGAATAATGAAGCAATTTTCAAGACAGCTAAATGCAGTGTTCTTAAAATAATCAAGAACCCCACGTTATCAAAAGATGTAGAAATCATTGTTTCAGCCattaattaagataaaaaaatccaatctttttttgtttttttcaacTCTGAAATTGCTTTCTTGGAAGTACTTCAACTAATTCCACAAAAACACTTGTCATCTCATACAAGTAATAGGTATAAAGTAACTCGGTTCACCAAGGTTAGAACAGACGGAAAGAGATCACCTAGCGTTTTTcgtctttttattttgtttttcaactcACGTCGGACTAATTCCACAAAATATATGTCACATAACACCAACAACAGATATCAAGTAACTTTGTTCAATAAGGCTGAGAAAAAATGTTCTCTAAAATTGTTTTCTGTTCCTACTAATTCCACAAAATGCATGTCACCTCACGAGCTCACACCAACAATAAGTATTAAGTAATTCTGTCCACCGAAGCTAGACCACtagaaagaaatcacctagtgttttggGTGTGGCGGGATTTGGATGCTTTCTTGAAAGTACTTAATGGCAAGAAAGCTCTCAAATCAACTGTTGAACAGGCTTTTGTTTTCTTGGACTAATGTCATGAAAAGGGGTGattgaaaatggccaaatgaGTTAAAGTCATATGTGTAAAAAATAGTGCATTTGCTGACCAAGCAAAGCACTTTCCCCCTCCAAGAAAATTACTCTCTGATGTTTCCTTTTAACAATGAAAACACCAGTGGACCACTAATATGGGTCCTCCCCTTTCACAGATATCTATCTACTTTTTATCCCCACCCAACATTGAGAATCTCAAAAATTTCATTACAATACAAAGAGCCATCACCATCTAACACTAACACTACTACTTTCTTTCTATGTAGCAATAAGAACCACTTGAAAGGTAGGGAAAATAGTGTCCTTCACTCCACACACTGCACtagtcagaattttcattaagaGGTTTAAAATACGAAGAAGTCAAAGGgattatatatacatgaaaaacaATTTCCCTTGACCCTATCTGGCTCCGTCTTTACCTCCACACTTATCATATTAAGCGTGGAGCTAGAAGGGACAtaacatctatatatatatatatatatatatgaaaaataattttcccTTGACCCTATTTGGCTCCGTCTTTGCCTCCACACTTATCGTATCAGGGGTGGAGCTAGAAGGGCGAAAAGGGTCCTCCACAATCCGAACCCCTTCACtagaaaaattacactatatatacaaGGTCAAATCTTTTGGAATATTTTTACGTTATACGTTGAACCTCTATATTGAAAATTCTAATTCCGCCGCTACATATTATGAACCTACCTTCaattaatagaaaaaacaaaagaaaaccaaaactACTTAAATGATCTCATTaaagacaaataagaaacttaaGAGTTGAAACTTAGCTAGGAAGATAGAAAAAAGATAGCATCTTTACTCTAATTCCAGTTCACACTTGGTTATTTTTGTCAACTTTTAATActcaaaaatatcatcaaaatacttttaacactcaaacaaaataatctaaaaagataaaagttttcTACATTAAACATCTTTTTACCAACCAAACACAATCATTTTTTTACTATTGAGTATATACTAATGGAGTTTAATTAAACAAAGtgaaaaacatcaaaatttaaacaagaaatcACCAACCCATTTTAATTTTCAGTAAGATTaatccaaataaattaataaaaattcaatcttttttttttgcttaccTTAGAAGATTTGGAGTTATGATGTTTAGGCATACGAAGACCAGAGGATGAAGGGGTGGGTGTGGTGGGCATATCAACATGACAGTCGGAATTTCTATTTGGGGTTGTCGGAGACAATGAAACAGCATCGAAAAATCTCCCTCCGGTCACCGTCGACGCTGACGCCGTCGCCGGTGAATCTTCAAGTGTTTTTGGAATATAAAGACATGTATTTAAACCCAATGCAAGCTTTGCTTTTCTCCATTTACTCCCCATTTTGAATCTTAGTTGAAATTCATAAAGAACTGAACTTTGATTTTAATGGGGTTGATgaaaaaatcaagattttgttattttggtggcttctttttttttttcacaatttgGACAAAAACTGTTTTTATATGTAAACATTGTTTACGTATACGCATTATTATgccccccacccaccccaccccaccttGATTTTTACACATGCCTTGAAGTATTCTCCATTTTGACCTTTAAGCCCCTCCATTCGTTTGATTGGAAACAAATTATCTTGGAATTAAGTATCTTGAAATAAGTCATTATGGAATAAGTTATTTCACCATGCATATGAGATTACTTATTCCATCGTTAAGacataaatggtgggataaataATTTCAGAACAACCTAATACCTCCAACCAAACGCAGGATAATTCGAGATTATTATATCTTATACCTCATACCAAACGATTCCTTAATGTGTAGGTTTGAGTTTGAGTTTAAGCTAGATCAAAGATTTAGCAGTCGTTTGGTGTGAGATATGTGATATTATAATCTCAGGGATAAAATGCAGGATTATTTTGAAGGTATTAGACAGTCCTGAGATTATTTATTCTACCATTTAGACATTAGTGATGAGAGGGTGAAAGAATTTGTCGCAGAATAACTTATTCTGCGGGATAATTAATCTAGGAATAATTAGTTTCCGACCAAGCGACTCCTTAAAGTTTATGAGTTTTTATAAGAGTGAAGGGTTAAAAATACACTTAATCTATTTAGAGTTTATTGAGTCTCATACCTAAATTATTAGGTGTAAGGGTTTCTTATTACCTGAACTATAAACACACATGAACTATCAATtgtttgagtttcatacctgaAATTTCAGGTAGGAAAAGTGAACAATCAATAATTGTAGTGTGTTTcgataaatatttaatgatactAAAAACCATACACCAAATAATTCATGTATGaaactttaaaaattgaaatagtttagatgtatttttttattggtaTTTCTTCTTATAATAATCTTAAATTAATATGTAATTAGCCCACTATCctatattttcatgtttatttggaaaaaataagaattagttATGTGTTACTATAATTGGTATATaaattgataataaaataattatttagaatGTTTATTACTAGTACTTGGTCGATATAAAGTGACATAGAGTCAATTTTCGAGGATAAAAATATGGGAAATTCACAAAAGTAGAAGCATAATTGCAATTGTTTGAAATATATAAGCT
Coding sequences within:
- the LOC125843666 gene encoding E3 ubiquitin-protein ligase WAV3-like produces the protein MGSKWRKAKLALGLNTCLYIPKTLEDSPATASASTVTGGRFFDAVSLSPTTPNRNSDCHVDMPTTPTPSSSGLRMPKHHNSKSSKSTCAICLMSMKPGQGHAIFTAECSHSFHFNCITSNVKHGNQICPVCRAKWKEIPFQSPLTDISQPRSRNGQVHWPQHDAWMTVVRQVPPARLDTNRNISNLFQTVEPSVFDDDEVVDHRPMGSQKNSSTDATNHHSMGAIEVKTWPEISAVTKSASHNNFAVLVHLKAPHAVGLLNQSGMPVTGQNSRAPVDLVTVLDVSGSMAGTKLALLKRAMGFVIQNLGPADRLSVIAFSSTARRLFPLRRMSDTGKQEALQAVNSLSSNGGTNIAEALKKSAKIMTDRKWKNPVSSIILLSDGQDTYTINSPNVAATQTNYRSLLPACMQRNAASSGLHIPVHAFGFGADHDAVSMHSISETSGGTFSFIEAENVIQDAFAQCIGGLLSVVVQELRVEVECVHPVLRLNSIKAGSYNASLASDNKSGNIEVGDLYADEERDFLVMLDIPADRSSNDMMTLIKVKCTYKDPTQSDNLDLVTLDHIDDVKIERPDTIGQLIVSMEVDKQRNRLQSAEAMAEARSAAENGDLAAAVSVLERCRKKLSETVSAKAGDRLCLALDAELKEMQERMANRRVYETSGRAYVLSGLSSHSWQRATAHGDSTDSTSLIQAYQTPSMIDMVSRSQTMYLGSPAPRPPLRPLRSFPARQQPR